One window of Marinomonas primoryensis genomic DNA carries:
- a CDS encoding bile acid:sodium symporter family protein, giving the protein MVIQLFPLWALLLSVLAFFQPDLFVGLKTQIVPLLTVIMLAMGLTLSPTDFKQVLKNRKAVGVGVILQFLVMPIAAFGVAFAFGFDTELTVGMLLVGSVAGGTSSNVMCYLAKGDTALSISMTAISTLIGVILTPFLVSLMIGQSVDVPVAGMLLSLLKIVLLPVAAGVLINTFFSKFVRKAEPIFPYISMFAIVLIIAIVVALSASKIVQVGLIVAAAVIIHNAIGLTLGYWVTYLLGFDARVCRTIAFEVGLQNSGLAAALAVKFFTPMAALPGTIFSVWHNISGSLLASYWSRRPVLENNSGDTSK; this is encoded by the coding sequence ATGGTTATTCAGCTGTTCCCTCTTTGGGCATTGTTACTTTCTGTGCTTGCCTTTTTTCAACCGGACTTATTCGTCGGCTTGAAAACTCAAATTGTTCCATTACTGACAGTCATCATGTTAGCAATGGGGTTAACCCTAAGCCCAACAGACTTCAAACAAGTCCTTAAAAACCGTAAGGCCGTTGGTGTGGGTGTTATTCTGCAATTTTTAGTGATGCCGATAGCGGCGTTTGGTGTGGCGTTTGCGTTTGGTTTTGATACCGAGTTAACAGTTGGTATGTTGCTGGTTGGAAGCGTTGCGGGCGGTACGTCCTCGAATGTGATGTGTTATTTGGCGAAAGGCGATACCGCGTTGTCTATTTCCATGACCGCGATTTCGACCTTGATTGGTGTGATACTAACGCCTTTCTTAGTGTCTTTGATGATAGGTCAAAGTGTTGATGTGCCTGTGGCTGGTATGTTGTTGAGCCTACTCAAAATTGTATTGTTACCTGTTGCGGCGGGTGTGTTAATTAATACGTTTTTCTCGAAGTTTGTGCGCAAAGCAGAGCCGATTTTTCCTTACATTTCTATGTTCGCGATTGTCCTTATCATTGCGATTGTCGTGGCCTTGAGCGCGTCAAAAATTGTTCAAGTTGGCCTCATCGTAGCGGCTGCTGTAATTATCCATAATGCGATTGGTTTGACCTTAGGCTATTGGGTAACTTACTTACTTGGCTTTGATGCACGCGTATGTCGTACGATTGCATTTGAAGTGGGTTTGCAGAACTCAGGTTTGGCGGCGGCGTTGGCGGTAAAATTCTTCACGCCAATGGCGGCGTTGCCAGGTACTATTTTCAGTGTGTGGCACAATATTTCGGGTTCTTTGTTGGCGAGCTATTGGAGCCGTCGACCTGTTTTGGAAAATAACAGCGGAGACACTTCTAAATAA
- a CDS encoding accessory factor UbiK family protein, whose amino-acid sequence MIDQFIKQLGTGLEQAAETIGKLPKAEIQAQLHEVARNTLSKMDLVTREEFEVQAAMLAKYREKLAILEARLNELEK is encoded by the coding sequence ATGATAGATCAATTTATAAAGCAATTGGGTACCGGATTAGAGCAAGCCGCAGAGACGATTGGTAAGCTACCTAAAGCAGAAATTCAGGCGCAACTACACGAAGTTGCCCGAAATACATTAAGTAAAATGGATTTGGTTACACGAGAAGAGTTTGAAGTACAGGCGGCTATGTTGGCAAAATACCGTGAAAAATTGGCCATATTAGAAGCGCGTTTAAATGAACTGGAAAAGTAG
- a CDS encoding YifB family Mg chelatase-like AAA ATPase, translating to MSLATIYSRARVGVASPLVTVETHISNGLPSLNIVGLPEAAVREAKDRVRSAIINSHFEFPTRRVTINLAPADLPKEGGRYDLAIAISVLVASGQLGEVNLQDIEFIGELALSGDIRGVPGLLPSAIACHQANRQLILPEDNQQEAALVESDAVFAKHLTQVTAHLLKLSKLPTCVSKPTAPLPLDHKDMRDVKGQYQARRALEVAAAGGHNLLFIGPAGTGKTMLASRLPSIMPAMTEAEALAVASVQSVAGRKMGLDWHWSERPFRSPHHTCSAAALVGGGSIPKPGEASLAHCGVLFLDELPEFDRKVLEVLREPLESGEVHISRARGQMSFPARFQLVAAMNASNEAYNGGQDYYQSSASQKYLKKLSAPFLDRIDLHVEVPPLPSNVLVNAQEEGECSASIRLRVEKAVARQRARQGVQNALLSGRQLESICALSDDDKHFMQQALETLKLSARAYHRVLKVALTLADLNDSPVTRAYLMESLSYRKMEKTLSMAVSS from the coding sequence ATGAGTTTAGCAACCATTTACAGTCGTGCCCGAGTGGGTGTGGCGTCCCCTTTAGTCACAGTCGAAACCCATATATCGAACGGTTTACCTTCTTTAAATATTGTCGGATTGCCAGAAGCGGCGGTTCGAGAAGCAAAAGATCGTGTGCGTAGCGCGATTATTAATAGCCATTTCGAATTTCCCACCAGAAGAGTCACCATTAACCTTGCCCCTGCGGACTTACCCAAAGAAGGCGGTCGTTATGATTTAGCGATTGCGATCAGTGTGCTGGTCGCTTCAGGTCAATTAGGTGAAGTGAATCTTCAAGATATTGAATTTATTGGTGAGTTGGCATTATCGGGTGATATTCGTGGCGTGCCTGGTTTATTGCCGTCGGCGATTGCTTGTCATCAGGCTAATCGACAACTGATTCTTCCAGAAGACAATCAACAAGAAGCGGCTTTGGTTGAAAGTGATGCGGTGTTTGCAAAACACCTTACTCAAGTCACCGCGCACCTTCTAAAGCTGAGTAAGCTGCCGACCTGTGTTTCTAAACCGACGGCGCCGTTACCCTTGGACCACAAAGACATGCGTGATGTGAAAGGCCAATACCAAGCGCGACGAGCCTTGGAAGTCGCAGCGGCCGGTGGTCATAACCTCCTTTTTATTGGTCCGGCTGGCACTGGAAAAACCATGTTGGCATCGCGCTTGCCCAGTATCATGCCGGCCATGACTGAAGCTGAAGCGCTTGCCGTGGCGTCGGTTCAATCGGTCGCAGGGCGAAAGATGGGACTGGATTGGCATTGGTCAGAACGTCCATTTCGATCTCCGCACCATACTTGTTCCGCAGCGGCTCTTGTTGGAGGCGGTTCCATTCCTAAACCGGGAGAAGCCTCTTTGGCGCATTGTGGTGTTTTGTTCCTTGATGAGCTGCCAGAATTTGATCGTAAGGTTTTAGAGGTTTTGCGAGAACCGCTAGAAAGTGGTGAAGTGCATATTTCAAGGGCGCGTGGGCAGATGTCCTTTCCAGCGCGCTTCCAACTGGTTGCCGCGATGAACGCCAGCAACGAAGCATACAACGGCGGACAAGATTATTACCAATCCAGTGCCAGTCAAAAGTACCTCAAAAAACTCTCAGCGCCTTTTTTAGATCGTATCGACTTGCATGTGGAAGTGCCACCATTGCCGTCTAATGTTTTGGTGAACGCTCAAGAAGAGGGTGAATGCAGCGCCAGTATTCGTTTGCGCGTTGAAAAAGCCGTAGCAAGGCAACGAGCACGCCAAGGTGTACAAAATGCCTTGTTAAGCGGACGGCAGTTAGAATCTATTTGCGCCCTAAGCGACGACGATAAACACTTTATGCAGCAAGCGTTAGAAACCTTAAAGCTGTCAGCTCGCGCTTATCATCGGGTTTTAAAAGTGGCACTCACCTTAGCGGATCTAAATGATTCACCGGTAACCAGAGCGTATTTAATGGAATCGTTAAGTTATCGGAAAATGGAAAAAACCTTGTCGATGGCGGTTTCTTCTTGA
- a CDS encoding TIGR02450 family Trp-rich protein, whose amino-acid sequence MKSNPALHFFRIFVCLRLRDYKIHMHQINPNKLLLSKWTSTSPQYKEKHFIVTKLIRDEEETVIECVLEAVINKNQHTTPWQVLKSSDNWQQGWK is encoded by the coding sequence GTGAAAAGCAATCCGGCTCTTCACTTCTTTCGTATCTTTGTTTGTCTACGTTTACGAGATTACAAAATCCACATGCATCAAATAAACCCAAATAAATTACTTTTGTCTAAATGGACATCAACGTCACCACAATACAAAGAAAAGCATTTTATCGTCACCAAACTCATTCGGGACGAAGAAGAAACGGTTATAGAGTGCGTTCTTGAAGCCGTGATAAACAAGAACCAACATACCACACCTTGGCAAGTACTGAAGTCGTCAGACAACTGGCAACAAGGCTGGAAGTGA
- the glnK gene encoding P-II family nitrogen regulator, translating into MKLITAIIKPFKLDDVREALSEIGVQGITVTEVKGFGRQKGHTELYRGAEYVVDFLPKVKIELAIADDMTDQVVEAITGAANTGKIGDGKIFIVNLEQAVRIRTGETGVEAV; encoded by the coding sequence ATGAAGCTTATAACTGCCATCATCAAGCCATTTAAACTCGATGATGTTCGAGAAGCACTTTCTGAGATCGGTGTTCAAGGTATCACCGTAACAGAAGTAAAAGGTTTCGGACGTCAAAAAGGCCACACAGAACTATACCGCGGCGCTGAATATGTAGTGGACTTTTTACCTAAGGTAAAAATCGAGCTAGCGATTGCAGACGACATGACAGACCAAGTCGTTGAGGCCATCACTGGCGCAGCAAACACTGGCAAAATCGGCGACGGTAAGATCTTTATCGTTAACCTTGAACAAGCGGTTCGTATTCGTACCGGAGAGACTGGGGTTGAAGCGGTTTAA